TGAGTGCTGAGTGGTAAAGGACTAAGCGGGCTAGCAGTTAGACTGCCAGTGTTTGGCCGTGGCTGCAGCTAACGGCTTCTTCTGAGTGTGCGAACTGCATGACGCATCGGTCGAAATAATGAAGAGATATCAGGCTCTAAGGTAATCATGATTACGGAAATGATTATGATCGTTGTGCCGAATAGTTGGACCGGTTGAACGATTTCATTCAGGATGAAATAGCCTAGGACTACAGCCCAGATTGGCTGCAAGAATGAAGCGGCGCCCACTTTCACTGCTTGGTGTTTTGAGATGATTATCAGAAAGAGTATAGCGGGCAGGGCAGTGCTGAAGATTCCCAATAATAGAACAGAGAGCAGGGCTTCGCTGCCTATCTCGGAAGGCCACGTTTCTCCAAGAAATAGGCTGAAAGTAAACGCCGCTATAGACGCGAATAAGAGTTGGCCCGAAGTGATCAGCGCTGCTGGTTTGGGTTTCGCCCAGCGAGCGTAGACGGTTCCACAGCCGAAGCTGGCGGAGACCCCCAGGATAAGGAGATAGCCTGAAAAATCTCCCATGGTATTTGGATTGAATCCTGAAAGAAT
The Opitutales bacterium DNA segment above includes these coding regions:
- a CDS encoding DMT family transporter codes for the protein MNAGKKLLPALMALSLMWGSAYIFLKVSRVDLPPMLLAALRSSIALPLLAIVCVHRREFIMNAKILRDMLIVGTLNGWLPNCLAALAISNISSAEAGILQSTTPIITGVTAALLLKNERLSATTVLSLVAGFIGVILVILSGFNPNTMGDFSGYLLILGVSASFGCGTVYARWAKPKPAALITSGQLLFASIAAFTFSLFLGETWPSEIGSEALLSVLLLGIFSTALPAILFLIIISKHQAVKVGAASFLQPIWAVVLGYFILNEIVQPVQLFGTTIIIISVIMITLEPDISSLFRPMRHAVRTLRRSR